The Negativicoccus succinicivorans genome contains the following window.
AATATACATAAAGGAGGTGACACCATTGCCGCAAATCAAATCCAGCATTAAAAGCATGAAGACCGACGCTGAACGTCGTGCCCAGAACACTGCGACTAAATCTCGTATCCGTACGGCAACCAAACGTACCGTTGATGCGATCGCCGCTGGCGATGCCGAAGCCGCTCAAGCCGCGTTTAACAATGCGTCCAAATTGATCGACAAGGCAGCCTCCAAAGGTGTGATTCATAAAAACAATGCCGCTCGTAAAAAATCGGCGTTGCGCAACAAGCTGCAAGCACAAAACGACGCAGAAGCTAAGTAATAAAGATAAAAAAGCTACTTCGGTAGCTTTTTTATTTTTCTTTTTTACTGCTTTATTCGCCCTGCTCAACCGTCACATCATGGCTCAAAACTTCATAAATCAGCGGCAACTCGATTTTCTCCTGTTGCAATGTAAATGCCTGTTCCACTCGCGTTGCATACTGATCCAGGTCAGTATTTTTAGCGCCGTATAAACATGCCAACGGTGTATTCTTTTCGACATAAGCTCCCGGCTCCGCGCAAAGACGAATCCCCACCTGTGAATTAATGCGATCGCCTTTCGCCCGACGGCAGGCCCCCAGCGACAATGCCACTCCCGCCAAAGCTAACGCGTCGATGGCGGCAAGATAGCCTGCTTGCGGCGCATTTACAGTGAGCGTGTTGACTTTTTTTGTCAAGGGTTCCTGACCGATCCAAGCGGTTTCGCCGCCTTGCGCCGCGATCCATTCCGTAAATTTTTGCAAACCCGCACCGTCAGCTATTGCTTGCCGTGCTTTCGTCAGTCCTTCAGCAAGGGTTCCAACAACACCTGCCGTCAGCAAAAGGGCCGCCGTCAGATGAAGTGACAATGTGACCAAGCGCTGATTACCGCCACCCGAAAGAACCTCGACGGCTTCATCGACTTCGAGCGAATTACCGATAGCGCTCCCAAGAGGCACATTCATGTCTGTGACGAATGCCGTCATCTTCCGACCGGCGGCCTCCCCGATATCTACCATCAGCTGCGCCAATGCTTTGGCCTGCTTGCGATTATGCATGAATGCGGCCGTACCGCATTTAACATCAAGCACGATACCGTCTGCGCCCGCCGCAAGTTTTTTGCTCATAACCGATGATGCGATAAGAGGCATGCTTTCGACCGTTTCCGTCACGTCACGCAGCGCGTAAAAAATCCCATCCGCCGGTGCGAGCTCCGCACTTTGGCCGATAACCGCCAAACCGATCGCATCCACCTGACGGATAAAATCCGCTTCCGTGAGCTGCACTTGAAACCCGGGAATCGACTCCAATTTATCCAGCGTACCGCCGGTAAATCCCAGACCCCGCCCGGACATTTTAGCTAAATGCGCACCGCATGCCGCCGCCAGCGGCGCCACAATCAGCGTAGTGGTATCCGCCACGCCGCCCGTGCTGTGCTTATCCACCAATGAATATCCTAAATTGCGGCCGGCAAACGTCTTACCTGAATGTTCCATTGCCAATGTCAGATCGGTCGTTTCCTTTTTGGTAAGCCCTTGGAAATACACCGCCATTAACCAGGCGGCCATCTGATAATCGGGAACCTCGCCTGCCGTACAGGCTTGTACCCATTTCTTTAATTCGTCCGCGGTAGCCTGCTCTCCCAACCGCGCTTTGCGAATCATTGCCAGTGCATCCATTGATCCTCCTTGTGTAAATAAAAGCGGACTGCTTCGGCAGTCCGCTTTTATTTACGAAAATCACACTACTGACCGGTGCTGCCGATTCCTCCGGTGCGCACACCGGTTGCCTGATCATCCGCCACCAGCAGGTATTGCGAAAAAATTCCCTGCGCCACGCGGTCGCCTTTTTTCACCATGTAGGACTCTTCTCCCGCATTGTAAATGGCAATCATAATATGACCTTCATTTTCTTCATTGTTGTAGTAATCACTGTCAATAATGCCGGCGCCGTTAATCAGCAAAAGCTGATTACGAATCGAAATACCCGAGCGAATAAAAATGGCCAGGTACTCTCCCATTCCCATAAACGCCTTCAATCCGGTCGGCACTAATGTCACCTTACCGGGTAACAGCTCCACATCGGCGGCGCTTTCAATATCATAGCCAGCGCTTTCCGTCGTTTTGCGTTCGGGTAGCGTAATCTCTCGATCGGCATATTCCGTCACTACTTCAAAGCCGCGAATCGGTTGCACTCCGGTTCACTCCTTTGCCTTCGGACCGTTTTCATTTTCATTCAACAGCGCTTTACGCGACAAGTTGATACGGCCCTGCTTATCAATTTCGGTTACTTTAACCATGATTTCATCGCCGATGTTGACGACGTCTTCAACTTTTTCGACACGCTCTTTCGCCAGCTGCGAAATATGAACCAGACCTTCTTTGCCCGGCAATACTTCTACAAACGCGCCAAATTTCATCAAGCGAGTAACCTTACCCAAGTACACTTCACCCGGTTTTACTTCTTTGACGAGTCGTTCGATCATTTCGACCGCTTTTTTACCGCCTTCACCGTCTACCGAAGCGATATAAACGGTACCGTCTTCTTCGATATCAATCTTCACGCCGGTAGCATCAATGATGCCGTTGATCGTTTTGCCGCCCGGTCCGATGACAGTGCGGATCTGATCCACTTTAATCTGCATCGTGATAATGCGCGGCGCATACGGCGAAAGGTCTTTGGCCGGTTCGGTAATGCATTCGGCGATTTTGCCGAGGATGAAATGGCGTCCTTCATGTGCCTGTTGCAGCGCGGAAGCCAAAATTTCACGGGATAAACCGTCGACTTTAATGTCCATCTGGATCGCGGTGACACCCTGTTCGGTACCGGCTACTTTAAAGTCCATATCACCGAGGGCATCTTCCATGCCCTGAATATCCGTTAAAATCGCGTAATCTTCGCCGTCTTTGACAAGACCCATAGCGATGCCTGCGACCGGCGCTTTAATCGGTACACCCGCATTCATCAGCGACATCGTGCTGCCGCAAACGCTTGCCATGGAAGAGGAACCGTTGGATTCCAAAATTTCCGAAACGACACGCAAAGCGTACGGAAATTCCGCTTCTGACGGAATTACCGGTACCAAAGCACGCTCCGCGAGCGCGCCATGACCGATTTCACGACGCCCCGGGCCACGCGTCGGACGTGTTTCACCGACACTGTAAGACGGGAAATTATATTGATGAATATAGCGTTTTTCTGTACGTTCGGAAACGTCATCAATCGTCTGCTTTTCCGAAAGCGGCGCGAGTGTGGTCACCGTGAGCGCTTGGGTTTGACCACGCGTAAACAGTGCCGAACCGTGCGTACGTGCGAGCAAACCGACTTCGCAGGTAATCGGTCGGATCTCGTTCAAGGCGCGTCCGTCCGGACGGATTTTATCGACGGAAATCATGCGTCGTACGATACGCTTGGTCAACGCATCAAGCGCCATACCGACATCCGCCATCTGTTCCGGATAAATATCTTCGAAATGCGCGCGCGCTTCTTCTTTGACTTCGTCCATATGCGCTTCACGCGTTTGTTTATCTTTGTCGAAAATCGCGTTTTTAAGGTTTTCCGCTGCGTAATCTTCCACCGCTTGCGCAATCACTTCATCGACTTTATGCACGTCGTAAACGAGCTTTTCTTTGCCGACTTTAGCGACCATTTCCTGCTGGAAAGCAACCAGTCGACGAATTTCTTCATGGCCGAACATGATCGCGTCCAAGACCGTTTCTTCAGGAATTTCCTGTGCGCCGCCCTCGACCATCAAAATCGCGTCATCCGTACCGGCAACTGTAATCATCAAATCCGATTCTTCGCGTTGCTGCACCGTAGGATTGATGACAAAATTGCCATTGACCCGACCTACCTTAACGCCGGCAATCGGACCTTCAAACGGAATATTCGAGATGGAAAGCGCCGCCGAGGCGCCGAGCATCGCCGCCATTTCCGGTGCATTGTCCTGATCGACGGAAAGCACCGTCGCGACCACGTGCACGTCGTTGCGTACGCCTTTATCAAACAGCGGGCGAATCGGACGATCAATCAAGCGCGCGTTCAAAATCGCGGATTCACCGGGTCGACCTTCGCGTTTTACAAATCCGCCGGGAATTTTCCCTACGGAATACAATTTTTCTTCATAATCTACCGTCAGCGGGAAAAAGTCCGTACCCTCGCGCGGCTTTTTGGCGCCGGTCGCAGTGACCAGCACGGCGGTATCACCGTAGCGCACCATGACGGCACCACTTGCCTGTTTAGCAAACTTGCCGGTTTCGATAACCAGCGGGCGTCCCGCCCATTCTGTTTTGAACACCTCGTTCATGTCATTCCTCCTATTTCCCTTTATAATCCTTAACATTACAATTATGATTTATCATCTGCTATTAGTCAAGTTTTCAGGCACAACGTCCTCATCGTGCATGATTCTGCCTGTAACATAATGGCGATCCACCACAATCGACAACTTATATTCGGGATAACGAGCGTGAATCATCTGCCTTACCTGTCGATAAATGGTCTCGTCATCGTCGCGCGTACCGTCTTCTACTGAAATATCAAAATGAACCGCCCAGATATCGCCCTGTTTTGTCGCAAAAAAGTCATGAACATCCCAACGCGGATTCACCTGCGCGACCAGTCGACGCACATTATTTTCAACCGCCAGTGTCGCCGGATTGGAAATGTTACGCGGATCCACGTGCACGAGTGACTGCGCCTTATACTTATCGCGCAAGCGCCGCTCAATGGAATCCGCCACATGATGCGCTTCCAGTAAATTCATTCGACTGTCGACTTCGATATGAATGCTCAAAAAGCGGAGTCCGGGCCCATAATCATGCACAATTAAATCGTGGGCGCCTTCCACCCCCGGCATATTCGTTACGGCGGCCAATATCTCCTGTTCTTCAGCCAGGCTGATCCCCTTGCCTAAAAGCTTGTCTACGCCCATATAAAGAACTTTCATGCCTGTATATAAAAGCGCAAGCGACACCAATACGCCGGTATATTCATCAATTTGCCAACCGCCAATGTACTGCGCTCCGACGGCCAATAAAACGCCTGCCGTCATTAAGAAATCGCTGGCGGCGTCCGCGGTAAGCGCGGCTAAAATATCCGACCCGTCACGTATTTTTAAGCGGCGAAAAAAAAGAATCAATCCCATTTGTACAGCAAGTGACAACACCAATACCGCAATCAGAACCGGCTCTATGACAAGATACTGCGGATACATAATCCGATGCAATGCTTCCGCACCGACGCCAAATCCGGCCAGTAAAATGATAACGCCGATAACACTTGTCGCCACGTATTCGATGCGGGCCTGTCCGAACGGATGCTCGCGATTGACAGGTTTGCCCATCATATACAGCGACAGCGCAATCATAAAAGAACTGCCGATATCCGTAAGATCATGCAGCCCGTCACCAACGACCGCGACCGATCCGAACCAGTAACCGAGACCCATTTTACCGCCGGAGAGCAATACTTTGATTACGGTATAGACCAGCAATAGAAGGCCGATTTGTTTTCTATGCTGCGTATTTTCCATAACTTCCCCCGGAATAGAAAGACGTCCTACCGAAGTAGAACGTCATGTGTACGTCATTTGTTAAAATTCATCAAAGTCCATTTCGTTCAAAATGTCTTTGAGCTTTAACAACTCTTCTTTTGTCAATGTCAAACCTTTCGTCATGGCGTTATATTCCGGCTCCCAGCTGCGCAAATCAAATTTTGCAGCGCGACCGTTCCAGCTTGTAAAAGTCAGCTGCTTTTTCCAACCGTCACGGTTGGTCGAAAGATCGCCAAGTACTTTTTCAATTTCAAAATTAATTGTGGCCATTTTTTTCACACTCCTATTTTTTCCCAGTATTCTCGCATTAATTACAATCATAGCATATGTAAATGGTGCTTACAACTATTTACCGTTTGGCGCTACTTATCCGGGCAAACTCGATATGCTATCATAATGAGAGAAATATGTTCGGATAAGGAGATTCTTTCATGCTCGCTTTGATTTATCGTACTTTCCCGGCAATGTCGGAAGTGTACTTTCGTCGTTTCTGGCTGAGCCAATGGGTCGCTTTGATCGGTCTATGGATGCAGCTTACCGCCCAGCAATGGCTGGTCTATTCATTGACCGGTTCACCATTGTTGCTCGGTCTTTTAGGCGTCGCTCAATTTGGCCCGATCATGCTCTTTTCATTGCCGGCCGGTGTTGTGGTGGATCGTATCGCCAAACGTTCCCTCGTTCGTTTTACACAGGCGGCTTATTTCGTGCAAGCGCTCCTGCTCGCATTGCTCGTTTTCACCGGTTGGGTCAATTACTATAATGTATTATTTTTAGCTTTCTTATACGGTTGCATTCAAACTATCGACACTCCGGCGCGGCAATCGTATGTCGCGGAATTGGTACAACCGAAAAATCTGCGCAGCGCCATCAGTATGAATTCCGCCAACTTTAATGTCGCCCGTATGATCGGTCCGGCCATAGCCGCGGTAGTGATGGCTAAGTACGGCGCGGGATGGCTCTTTTTCGCCAACGCCGTTTTGATGATCCCGGTGCTTTGGACGTATTGGAATTTGCCGATCGTCGGTGCGCCAAAGGCGAAGGAGCGCGTCCAAACGCCGCTGTCGGATATGCGCGACGGCATTTCGTATGCGGCGCACAACATGCCCGTTTACAGCACGTTGATTGTGCTTTTCATCATTTCCACTTTTATTATGAATTATAATGTTATCTCGCCGGTATATGCGGATTTAATTTTACATCGCGGGGTGACCGGTTTCGGACTAATCACGTCAGCGATCGGTGTCGGTTCTTTTACTGCCGCCCTGCTTTCCGCTTCGCTCGCCGACGGCCGGCCCAGCGCGCGGCTTCTTTTCGGCAGCGCTTTAACGGCCACTTCATTACTGTTCATTTTAGCACTGGTTGATTCATTCTATTTGGCTCTTGGCATGTTCGCCGTGTTCGGCTTTTTCGTCTTGACGTTTTTAATCAGCGCCAATACGTTGGTGCAAATGAATACGGAGCTTGCCTATCGCGGCCGGATTTTATCATTGTATTCGCTTGTTTTCTTAGGCGCGACGCCGCCCGGTAATCTGCTGACCGGTTGGCTGATCGAATGGCTCGGCGTACGTTTCGGCATCATGACTTGCGCGCTGCTCTCTTTCCTGTTGCTTATTCCGATCGGTCGCCATGTTTACCTGCGCCTGCAAAAAGATCCCCATGCGTTTCAGGTAAATCCGTAAAATATTGGCAAACCGGAACATTTACTACGACATGCAGGCATCGCCCTAAACAGTTCTTTAACTCTTAATTTACGGCAATAAAAAAGAGGCGTAAAACGCCTCTTTTTTGTTTCTTCATTAGAAGAAGTAGTTGAGTTCAACGCCCCACATGTTGCCATCACGACCCGCAATATCTTCAGCGTCAGCATCAACATCAATGTTAAATGCGTAGTAAGCGCTCAGCATAACATTCTCTACCGGTACGAAGCTGGCCTGCGCCTGCCAGTAGGTTGTTTTACCGTAGAAAGAGAGCTCCATCGGATCACCGAGCGTCATGGTCGTGCCGCCTAAGTAAGCTCCCGGTTCAACGCTTACATAGTCAGCACCGATTTCGAAGGAACCGACTTTGCTCGTGTCGGCAGCGCCGAAGAGTACTCCCGCGGTCCAGAGTTCCGGATCGTTGTCGACCTTCGTGTTGCGTACATAGTCGCCACGGAGCTGCAGCGCATCGTTGAACCGGTAGTTCAAGCCGGCGCCCCAGAATTCCAAGTCGTCTTTTATAAATACGGGATTACCACCTTGGTCTACGCCATCTTCAAGTTCAGCATCCGGCACGTTCAGGTAGAAAGCGGCAACGCCAAGACCATCCGTCAAGTCGGTCCCCGCCTGTACGAACCAAGCTTTCGGAGCTTTGCCATTAAAGGCATATTCTTTCACCTCATCGGTGAAGTCTTTCATGTAGCCGTAGCCGACTGCCAAGTTGAAGTCTTTACCAAAGTTGATTTCCGCACCATCAAATGTAGAATCATAGAATACGCCCGTCGCGCCGAGAGTCAAGTCGTAACGGCCTGCTTTCGCGCCGAAATTATCGTTGAAACCGTGTTCAATATACAATTGATCAAGGTTCAGTTCCGGGTCTTGATCTTCGCTGTCAAAACCGAAGCTACCCGAGCTGATGCGAGCGGTTACCTTGGTGTTGTCCGATACTTTCGCGTTAGCCTGGAGGCGAACACGCATATCGAAATAATCTTTATCGTTCTCGTCCATGTAACGAACGCGAGCGTCACCGGTCAATTTTACGTTGCCTACACGGTTTTCCAAGTTGGAAACACGTACGCCGAGGCTGTTCAGTTCGTTCGCGAATTCGTCAGCCAAACGGTTCAATTGCGCCTGTTGTTCCGCGTTCAACTGATCCTGTTTTACCATCGCGCGAGCGACCATCTGCGCCATTTCAAAACGGGTAATGTTTTGCTGGCCTTTGAATGTTCCATCCGGGTAGCCTTCGACTACGCCTTCAGCGGCGAGTTGGGATACTGCCTGGTAAGCCCAGTCGTTCGGAGTTACATCCGAGAACGGATTCGGGGCCGCGAATGCTGTCGTTGCGCCGAGGACGCAAGCAGCTGCCAATACTGTTGCCAATTTTTTGTTCATCATTGACACTCTCCTTTTACAAAATATAAATCCCATTGCTCTTTTTGTGCAGGAGAATCTTGGAATGCGAGTTGCCTGGTTTCCTCTATCCCGCGCTTCTCCCATTAAACAAGTCAGAGCTCAACTTGTCTAAATTGTAATAATTATAGCAGATATCCCTAAGAATTTGCTAGTGTTTATCAATTTTATTTTAGTCATTGATTGCATAATTAAAATAACCGCCGGGAATATCTCCTGACGGTTATTTTTAATTCCAGACAATTCTTTTATCAAAGCCAAAAATACAGGCAGGTTGCCACCGCGAGCGCAAAACGATAGTACGCGAACGAAGCCAGGCTTGAATTATTTAAAAATTTCAAGAACCACAGTACCGACGCATAAGCAACGACGGCGGCAGTGACAAAGCCCAATGCAAAAATGCCGAAATCGCTCCAATGCAAATACCGCCAAATTTTCAATAAATCATAGGTGCATGCTACAAACATCAACGGCGCGGCCATGATGAATGAAAAATCCGCGGCCGCTTTGCGGGAAATGCCGAGTAACAGCCCGCCCGAAATCGTCGAGCCGCTACGCGAAAATCCGGGCCATAAAGAAAGAACTTGGAATACGCCGATCAGAACCGCCTGTTTTGTCGTAATGGCGTCGACATCGGCAGTGCGCGTTCGAATATTAACACGTTCCGCAAACAACATCAGAATGCCGCCCAAGATCAAACCGATAACGACCGTTTGCCAGCCGAATAAGTACGTCTTAATAAAGTGATGCGTCAAGTAGCCGATCGCCATCGCCGGCAGCATCGCGCAAACCAGGTTGTAGCAGGAAGTACCGCGTTTTTTGAACCAGTTTTCGCGCCGCAGCATCATTTTAAATTTATCTTTATAAATCAAAAGCACCGACAAAATCGCGCCCAACTGAATAAACACTTCAAAGACGCTTTCTTTCGTGCCGGAAAAGCCGATCATATCTCCGACAATGATCATGTGTCCGGTACTGGATACCGGAATATATTCCGTGATACCTTCCACAATGCCGATGATTAACGCGGCAAAATATTCATACATAATTCGTTCCTCCTGCATGTAATTCTTAGGCTAATAAACCTTGATAAAACAATTTATTCAACACCATTCGATCGGTCGGGAATGCCAGCTCCGGCAAATACCGATAGTGAAAATAACGCGCATCCGCCGCGTCATCCGAGGCTTGCAAATCCCCGCCCGTTACCGTGCACATAAACCAGCAGCCGACACTGAGCGCCGCCGGTTGATGGAAGTTGGACTCTACTTCATAAATGCGCTCGGCCGTAACGGCAAGACCCGTTTCCTCCGCCATTTCCCGAACCAATGCCGCGCGGATATCTTCGCCCCACTCAATATGGCCGCAGGGAATACACCATTTCCCCGGATAGGTTTCGCCGGCGGCGCGTTGGACCAGCAGTATCGCGCCTGTGTCATTCAAAACAATTCCCGCCACCGCCGCCATCGGATTGCGGTACAAAAATTTTTCGCAGTGCGGGCAATACAAGCACGGCGGCTCTTTATCCGTTTTCGTTACCAAGGGTGTGCCGCAATATGGGCAATAGCGATAATCCATGCCGCCTCCACAAAAAAGAAGAACCGCTTCCGCAGAAGCGGTTCCTCAGCTATGGTTACATCAGTCCAGCGTAATGACCTGTTTCGGATCATCAATGTCAGTACTGAAATAATTTTCTTTACTGTTATGTTCCAATTTTAAAGTCTTGCCGTCAAACGAACCGCGCCAGCCAACGATAATGGTATGATCCTGACTGAGCTTTTTAATGATTTCCAGCGGCTCTAATTTAAAGATCGGTGCAAAGAGGATTTCCACGCCGTCTAAAATCACAATGTCCGCAGCAAGCGCCTTGAATGCTTTCACAAAAGATTCTTTAGCTTCCACCTTGCGCTCTTCATTTTCCATTTCAAACAGTTTTTCCATTAAAAGCTCTTTGGCTTCCACGTAAGTATAATCTTCCGCTCGTTCCACTTCCCGCAAAAGTTTACTTTTCCCCGAACCGGCACCGCCGACCACAAAGAGTAACTTTTCCGGTAATTCCTGAACTTCCTGTACACGTGCCTTTACATCTGCAACTGTCACCATGCTATCACGCCCCTGTACAATTTTGTTATGGTTATTATAATATAGATTTTCTGAAATAGCTAGACTTGCGCGTCGGATTTATCTTGTGATGTGCGCGTAAAACCGTAGCGTTCCTCCGGCGTAGCCGCCTCGCTGATCCGCCCTTGCGTCAAAATGATATCCGTTAACTGATCTTTTTGCGTATCCAACACAAAAACCAGGTAGATTCGCTTCGCAAGATTTTGCGGGTAATACAATAATGCCGTTTGCTGTTGATCACCCGCATACACGATGGCATTCGGTTCGCCGTAAATATGTATCACCGTCGAAAGGCTGTCACCAATCGCAATGCCTTTATCCGTCGCCACATTTGTATTGCGTAAAAATACGCGTTTTATTCTTTGCGTCTTGCTTTCTACCGTTACCCCGAAGTCACCATGCATCCAAATTTCGGTTTCTCCCTGCGTCAAATGCGTTTCCCACTCCGACCAGGAGGGCTCTTGATACATTGTTCCCGGAACAAAACCCAATAGCGATGCCGGCGTATTGACGATGAATGACAAGTCATGTTTCTCTTTGGGTACAGCGACATATGCCAGCTGCATGGACTTGACCTGCAATTCATGTATGGCAAAGGTCAATTCATAGTTAATTTCATTTTCGTACAGCCGATAGCGGTAGTACGAAGTTTTTGTCGACGACTCATATTCTACTCGAGAAGGCGTGCCGTATACGCGGATTACATTTTCACGGCTGTTGCCGATGCCGATACCACGCGGTGTCATGAGCTTTGTTTTGGTGACTGTAAGCGCGCTGAGTCCGGTCAGTGTTCGTATCGGTTCCACCCCGATCGTCGCAGCCGTTTTTTGACCATACGGCAAGCTCTGTTGTACTGTCGCTTCCGCCTCTTTAAAATGGTAGCGATCGATACGATTTCCCCGCATGATTGTCAAGGGCGCTCCCAACACGCCGGTTAATCTCTCCGGATCGTCACCGAGACGCAGGCCTCCTATAGAAAAATCTTGCGCCGTAAGCGATTCGTTTTGAATTTTAGCAACACTCCATACGAGCATTTTCTGATTCCCGTCAGGACCCGTTTCCTGGCGCGCGGCACCGGCCTCTGAATTGACTCCCGGCGGCGTCACCGTCTTGGTTGTCATATCCGCTTGTGCTGCGGCAAAACACGGTAATGATATGGCGCAAGCGGCGATCAAGAACTTTTGTAAACTGTATTTTTTCATTATGTCCTCCACGGTACTTAATTTAACCGTTTGTTTCCCTTGCTTTCAATTATACCAAAATACAATGTGGTAAAATATTCTTAGATAGATTCTGTTTTTTAAGGAGGTTTTCCTATGTTACGCAAATGGATTTTAGCAGGCTTACTTGCCACCGGTCTTACCGCCACCGGAATGTACGGCGTGCAGGCCGCTGTAATGGATGCTACGGCGCCGCAACGCACTGTCTCGGTCGAGGGCCAGGCACAACGCGAGCTGGTTCCGAATAAAGCGCAAATGCGTTTCGGTATCGAAGGGCAAGGCGCGGATGCCAAAGTAGCGAAAGAAGCCTACGATCAACGCATGCAATCGGTAGTGGCTGCCCTTAAAGCGGCCGGCGTGAAAGATAAGGACTTGAAAACCGCCAATTTCTTAATTACGCCGGTATATACGTATCCGAAAGATGGCACTGCACCGAAAATCGAAGCGTATCGCGTGACCAACGAAATCGTCTTCGAAACGAAAGACACCGCTCTTTTGAGCCGCGTGTTGGATTCTGTTGTAAACGCCGGTGCCAACACGGTTTCCGATGTTCAGTTTGTCGTGGATCAACCGCAACAGTTGAAAGACGAATTACTGGCCGAAGCCATTGACAACGGTCGGCGCACCGCGCAAGTGATAGCGCGCGCGGGACATGCCCGTCTGGGACGCCTGATGAATGCCAGCGTCGCTCCGACA
Protein-coding sequences here:
- a CDS encoding SIMPL domain-containing protein yields the protein MLRKWILAGLLATGLTATGMYGVQAAVMDATAPQRTVSVEGQAQRELVPNKAQMRFGIEGQGADAKVAKEAYDQRMQSVVAALKAAGVKDKDLKTANFLITPVYTYPKDGTAPKIEAYRVTNEIVFETKDTALLSRVLDSVVNAGANTVSDVQFVVDQPQQLKDELLAEAIDNGRRTAQVIARAGHARLGRLMNASVAPTNEYWAAPMMARASFDSAPSTPLFPGSQKVSMRVSLVFELVD
- a CDS encoding NUDIX hydrolase, giving the protein MDYRYCPYCGTPLVTKTDKEPPCLYCPHCEKFLYRNPMAAVAGIVLNDTGAILLVQRAAGETYPGKWCIPCGHIEWGEDIRAALVREMAEETGLAVTAERIYEVESNFHQPAALSVGCWFMCTVTGGDLQASDDAADARYFHYRYLPELAFPTDRMVLNKLFYQGLLA
- a CDS encoding undecaprenyl-diphosphate phosphatase; the encoded protein is MYEYFAALIIGIVEGITEYIPVSSTGHMIIVGDMIGFSGTKESVFEVFIQLGAILSVLLIYKDKFKMMLRRENWFKKRGTSCYNLVCAMLPAMAIGYLTHHFIKTYLFGWQTVVIGLILGGILMLFAERVNIRTRTADVDAITTKQAVLIGVFQVLSLWPGFSRSGSTISGGLLLGISRKAAADFSFIMAAPLMFVACTYDLLKIWRYLHWSDFGIFALGFVTAAVVAYASVLWFLKFLNNSSLASFAYYRFALAVATCLYFWL
- the brxF gene encoding BREX-3 system P-loop-containing protein BrxF → MVTVADVKARVQEVQELPEKLLFVVGGAGSGKSKLLREVERAEDYTYVEAKELLMEKLFEMENEERKVEAKESFVKAFKALAADIVILDGVEILFAPIFKLEPLEIIKKLSQDHTIIVGWRGSFDGKTLKLEHNSKENYFSTDIDDPKQVITLD